One Salvia splendens isolate huo1 chromosome 22, SspV2, whole genome shotgun sequence DNA segment encodes these proteins:
- the LOC121786698 gene encoding uncharacterized protein LOC121786698, translated as MGGVRTAPSEIPPAPVSHAEVQSEEGSPSATAQSETSVPDSAELDAVAAHYDSDPEERKKRASQEETTHEESGKMERTPEEEPVSHEVEREDIDLNESAQKRSLMTDEEFDSILNQVGQAAEATASEAEGLDLASKAVGMSKETGTETAEPEVEASTLVAPQGAPQFYAMGEEAIPTGRVAAAQEVSEQEQRRESMEKAMEEVKEENQQLKAEVVRLASVME; from the exons ATGGGGGGCGTAAgaaccgcacccagtgaaattccaCCTGCACCGGTCAGTCACGCAGAAGTACAATCGGAGGAGGGATCTCCCTCGGCGACCGCGCAATCGGAGAcctcggtaccagattcggcGGAGCTCGACGCTGTCGCCGCCCATTACGACTCTGACCCTGAGGAGCGTAAGAAAAGGGCCAGCCAAGAAGAGACAACCCATGAGGAGAGTGGAAAAATGGAGAGGACGCCCGAGGAGGAGCCGGTGTCTCATGAAGTGGAAAGGGAGgacatagatctgaacgaatcagcccagAAGCGGTCGTTGATgacagatgaggagtttgatTCCATCTTGAACCAAGTAGGCCAAGCAGCGGAAGCTACTGCCTCggaggctgagggtctagacctcgcttcGAAGGCGGTAGGCATGAGCAAGGAAacaggaacagagacagcagAACCAGAGGTAGAAGCATCCACCCTAGTGGCACCTCAG ggcgcacCCCAATTCtatgcaatgggagaagaagctatacctACCGGAAGGGTAGCAGCGGCCCAGGAAGTTTCAGAACAAGAGCAGCGTCGCGAAAGCATGGAGAAAGCGATGGAAGAAGTGAAAGAAGAGAATCAGCAGTTGAAAGCGGAGGTGGTGCGATTGGCATCGGTAATGGAATGA